In Mangrovivirga cuniculi, the following proteins share a genomic window:
- a CDS encoding MnhB domain-containing protein, whose protein sequence is MYCFCDLYVFQGHDKPGGGFIAGLIAAIPFMIHSMVFGYDYTTKNFRINPRLIAGLGLLLAFISGMFAVFNFEPYMTPVWVEEKLPFIGKLGSPIFFDIGVFFVVFGVVLQITFLLTEE, encoded by the coding sequence ATTTATTGCTTTTGCGATCTATATGTTTTTCAGGGGCATGATAAACCCGGTGGAGGATTTATCGCCGGACTGATCGCTGCGATACCATTCATGATTCATTCCATGGTTTTCGGATATGATTACACGACAAAAAATTTCAGAATAAATCCCAGGCTAATTGCCGGATTGGGACTCCTACTGGCATTTATTAGCGGAATGTTTGCCGTATTTAATTTCGAACCCTATATGACCCCGGTCTGGGTGGAAGAAAAATTACCATTTATCGGAAAATTGGGAAGTCCAATATTTTTCGATATCGGAGTTTTCTTTGTGGTTTTTGGTGTCGTACTGCAAATCACCTTTTTATTAACTGAAGAATAA
- a CDS encoding NADH-quinone oxidoreductase subunit K, giving the protein MNLIISLIVGILFTASVYLMFQKSFFKLIIGVILFGYATIFFLFTVGGITKDSPPILSAQQASEGIADPLPQALTLTAIVISIGVQIFVIVLLKKVYQNLGTEDLDELNTTDKID; this is encoded by the coding sequence ATGAACCTGATTATATCATTAATAGTGGGAATATTATTTACAGCCAGTGTCTACCTGATGTTTCAGAAAAGCTTTTTTAAGCTGATCATCGGGGTGATCCTTTTCGGTTATGCCACGATCTTTTTTCTTTTTACTGTGGGTGGCATTACCAAGGATTCTCCTCCGATCTTATCAGCCCAGCAAGCATCAGAAGGTATCGCTGACCCGTTACCCCAGGCACTGACCCTAACGGCCATCGTCATCAGTATTGGTGTGCAAATTTTTGTCATTGTTCTTTTAAAGAAAGTATATCAAAACTTAGGCACCGAAGATCTGGACGAATTAAACACAACTGATAAAATAGATTAA